The following coding sequences are from one Gossypium raimondii isolate GPD5lz chromosome 4, ASM2569854v1, whole genome shotgun sequence window:
- the LOC105779064 gene encoding uncharacterized protein LOC105779064, which produces MRNTKNSSSGCFSAVFRRLFCSGSPQTHPSDPIIELNAVDIMAKAQVQASESGPGIVARLMGLDTLPDSNWVCRAKTPISVPRSKSVNFMDYMLDFDLTKATHRRVKTSTSFQELPQSPQLLQHNQETMSEPRKWKSQRVNGSSGKNVKQNVNVREKVCSKKKNKKISKLKNEPRRVSSKQSLKSSGCIGVNSKAKTPLEEVSVKTKKKNQRAVKKVEYTDSNSEGSSSSLSPVSVLYVNDFESTKNEETACFMELVDRPSKMTDEDIKFSNWITKKLFTFEDYEEICVKLEEQILDLMLHQVADELVGFHTWNVWKQKTNLVGTLSKTQSFYPSNLQHGVSVK; this is translated from the exons ATGAGGAACACAAAAAATTCAAGTTCTGGGTGTTTCTCCGCCGTTTTCCGCCGGCTTTTTTGTTCGGGGAGTCCTCAAACACATCCATCAGACCCCATTATAGAGTTAAACGCCGTTGATATCATGGCTAAGGCTCAAGTCCAAGCATCTGAAAGTGGTCCTGGGATAGTGGCTAGGCTAATGGGGCTGGACACATTGCCTGACAGCAACTGGGTTTGTAGAGCCAAAACTCCAATTTCAGTTCCTCGGAGCAAGTCAGTCAATTTCATGGATTATATGCTGGATTTTGATTTAACAAAAGCCACTCATCGTCGAGTGAAAACGTCGACGTCGTTTCAGGAGCTACCGCAAAGTCCGCAGCTGTTGCAGCACAATCAAGAAACAATGTCTGAgccaaggaaatggaaatcccAAAGAGTAAATGGATCAAGTGGTAAGAATGTTAAGCAAAATGTGAATGTTAGAGAGAAAGTATGTTCcaagaagaaaaacaagaagaTATCTAAGCTTAAAAACGAGCCAAGGAGAGTTTCTAGTAAACAATCTTTGAAGTCCAGTGGCTGCATTGGTGTAAATTCAAAGGCAAAAACTCCATTGGAGGAAGTCTCTGTTAAGACGAAGAAAAAAAACCAACGTGCAGTTAAGAAAGTTGAGTATACTGACAGTAACTCGGAGGGTTCAAGTTCAAGTTTAAGCCCAGTTTCTGTCCTCTATGTCAATGATTTTGAGTCGACGAAAAACGAGGAGACTGCGTGTTTCATGGAGTTGGTGGATAGACCTAGCAAAATGACAGATGAAGATATAAAATTCTCAAATTGGATAACGAAGAAACTTTTCACGTTTGAAGACTATGAAGAAATCTGTGTGAAGCTTGAGGAGCAAATACTTGATTTAATGTTGCACCAAGTAGCTGATGAACTTGTGGGATTCCACACATGGAATGTTTGGAAACAAAAAACAAACTTGGTGGGTACTTTGAGCAAAACCCAGAGTTTTTATCCTTCAAATCTACAG CATGGAGTTAGTGTCAAGTAA